CTTTTACTTCTTTTTCCTCATTAACCGAAGCGTAGGTGTTGGACGTCCAAATACCACCAGTAACAACAGCAGCCCCAAGCAGTAGGAATGTAGCAACTTTAGTAGACGTTTTCATGCTCTTACCTCCAATCCGATAATGTGTTTACTTGTATATAATTACATAATTTACCAGTTTGGTGAATGGTACAAAAGAACCGCTGCCTACTCTTCCTTAGCAATAACAAAAGAAACAAGCTGTCAGTACAGTAAAAATCATGGAGTTTGGAATTGGTCTGAAGGGTAAGATAGGACGAGAAAAACAGATTGAGTCAAGTGAAGATCGTTTTTTACTGTGCAAAAATTGCTCTACTACGTATGAAGTTATTTATGATCAAAAAAATAGAATCGTTCGAGGAAAACAGATATTACGGTCATTTTAATACCGATATTACACATATTGAAATTTAAAACAATGAGTTCAACCTATCATCTATCTAGTAGAGGAACACCCAATTTCAAACTGATTACCATAGGGCATAGTGAGGATCTGGAAACACTGAAGATTACTCTTATGTCTTTTTATGTTTTTTAAATCAGCTTTGCTTGCGTACTGCGTTAGCTGCTATGGGTGAGATCCACCTATGCAGACCCCGCGACGCATACATCCGGAATGCCTATGATATGCAGAAAACCAAGCCGCTGGTGGTATGCAGCTACTACGGAAAGTTGAATCTTCTCTTACGTTGGTTGCCGCCGGTCTTTCCATTCGTCAACTTCTCGAGGATCAATACCGAAGACTTCGGAGATATGCAAGGCTATTGTGACCGTGGGTATTGTGATCCCATATTCGATGTTCTGGTAGTGCTTGAGAGATACATTTACAATCCGACTTACTTTTTCCTGAGACAAGCCCTTTTGTGTGCGTGCTTCTAATAGTTTCAAGCTGGAAAGCTCTCCTTAGTCCGTTTACTACTATGTTAATCACTTCGCTAATTTTTAATCACCCATTATGATTGGCGAATTAAAATACACGTAGTATACTTACTTCTACTACCAAGTATTTACAGTTTTTTAACTCTGACTGTTTCTTAAAATTAAAGGAAAGTGAGGAGAAAGAATTCAGTAATCAACCCCAATGAAAAAAAGATCAAGTGTTTCGACAGAGTGTACTCTAAATGAACAAATCTTGAAGGATGAAAGGTTTTTTGTAAAATATTTACATTAATTCGCGACTTCTGTAAAATATAGGAAGTTTAGTGTTTCCTGTGCTAAGGAGGAGTAGATGTAATGGGGGAAGGTAAGACAGTTCAACAATCAATACGATCAGAGATTGAACATCATCTTAAAGAACGTGGTTACACACTGACTAGACTTAGCGAGATAACAGGTATTAATCAGGGAGTATTGAGCGACCTCTTAAATCGAATTCCACCACGAGCAATGACGATTGGTCACTTGGATGCACTTGCTCATGCGTTTGAGCAATCTCAAGGCTGGCTGTATGAATTGTACGAGGCCGAGTGTTTTGTGGAAGGAAGAGTATCGCGATCAAGGGTTGTCCCGTATCTGGTTCGATGCGCGGAAATTGGTCGGCGGGATTGTGTTGATTCGATTGTCTACAAGGTACTGGACAATCAGAAAAACACGTCCATTCTCTTTCAGGTAGCTGAGGAACTCTTTACCAAAGGGAAACGTAAGGAATCGGTTCTTTTTTATCAGCTCGTCATTGATACGGATAAAAACAGTCACAATGAGCGCTTCGTCATCGCACAGTATCGATTATTTCGAGCTCTACAAGGTACCGATTCCGAGAAAAATTGGGGGGCTGTCATACAATTTGATCCATATCGAAAGAGACTACCTGAAAACTATCAATTGGATGCCCTATTACAGCTTGCCAATGTATGCTTTTCGCTTCACAAATGGAAGGATGTAGAGCGTTATGCAGATGAGCTAAGAGAGTTGGCAACTGCTGTTTATCAGGATGAGTTGCGTGGGAGAAACATCAACAGAAAAATCCTTCCGCTGCAGACAGAGCGGCATTTAGTTGTATACTACGGTCAGGGATTCCTTTTGAAGAGTGCTGCTCTTGAAAAACAAGGATTGTATGAAGAAGCGAAGGAATATATCTCTGGTTATGCTAATCTGAGTTGGTTTGAACTGTTGGATGAAACAGGACAGATGGAGGTAGAAAAGTTTCGACAGTGGGCAACGGCTAATCACTATACGTTAAATGTCCTCCTGGGTGACATCGATGTTCTACCAACTTACACTCGCTTCCTTATGGATCACCCAAAAGAGATCCTTTCTGGCCTAATAGCCATTATGGAATCGGCCAATAGGCATGGATTTTTAGTGGATGGGATTCTCAAACAATTTTCAAACCAGATCAATGATTTTAATGATTATGATAACCTCATCCAGACGGATCGTTATTTTCGTTTTCGATATGAGCTAGCTATGTATCGACTTCACAATGGTCAGTACGTGAGCGGAATTGAGGATACTTTACGCTGCCTGGTTTTATCGATTATCATGAAGAATGACAGTGGCTTCATACGTTGCGTTACACTATTCGAAGCTTTCCGATCACATGCAACAGATCAACAAACAAGGGAGTACAAGCGAATCATGGAGGCGGTACGAAATGAAGAGGTCGATTTTGCTATCAATAGCTTTAGTTTTGGGACTGTGTAGCAGCGTCACGAGTGGACATGCAGCAATCCCTAAAGGAACCGTTATACAATATGAACACGGTGTTGGTGGGTAAACACCAAAGGGAATCATCCTCTTTTGAGGATGATTTTTTTACTATTCAAATTTTATCAACCGCCCACTTCCTGAATGCTAGTATATAGTTATAAATGTACTTTAATGTAATAAAATAGGGGGTGATAACCATAGGAGCTATTGCCTATAAAAAGGGCGTTCCACCCCTTTGCCAGGTTAACGGAACGCCCACAGAAGGAGCAGTTACAGCTCCTATAAGTAAATGTACCACGCTACCTATAGATCGGGAAGGAGGAACTTATCAAGATATCTGTCACTTGAAAAAAAATGTAGAACAATTGCGCGAACAACTGGTGCAATTGTATTTAGAGAAGAATAATTTGTTGGATGATGAAGTCGTGGATTTAAGCCAGCAATTGGATAAATACATTCTAGCAATTCAATTAAAAATGATGAAAAAAGAATAAGAGTGAAATGCTAATTCATACTTTATTGAAAGGAATGAATTAAAATGAATTTTAAAAGAGTAATACCGTTTGGATTGTTATGCTTACTATTGGTTTTTGGTAGTTTAACCACAGCTTTGGCACAAGAAAACTCTTCAACATTTTTGGAAAATATTAAATTAGAGGATATTGGTAACCACTCAGATATTGAAGATTTCATTAGAGAGCAAGGATTTGAACATCTATTAAGCACTGGGAACGAGAAGTATAATTTCCTATCAGAACATATTGATTTTACTGAGATGGAAAAACCTTTAATCCTGCGTGAAATTAGTGATAGTGATATTGAGGAGATAGTGAATGAGCTAGGATTGAACATGCCCGAACCGCAAGAAATTACAATTGATGAAAATTTACTTGTAAAGCGTTCGCCAGATAATGCAGTGAGTAACGTGTGGTACCTTGCATACAGTACGACTGGTTCTGATTTTTCTGTTGATATTCTAAATGTTGGTAGGGATAAAATTGATTCGATTTCTGGAACCTTAATGAAATATAATAAACAACGACAAGATTGGCGGTACGATAGCCACATTAGATTCGACAAAAAAGGAGTTGGTACTGGTAACGTATTTAAATGGATACAAAGCAAGGAAG
The window above is part of the Brevibacillus antibioticus genome. Proteins encoded here:
- a CDS encoding aspartyl-phosphate phosphatase Spo0E family protein; amino-acid sequence: MITIGAIAYKKGVPPLCQVNGTPTEGAVTAPISKCTTLPIDREGGTYQDICHLKKNVEQLREQLVQLYLEKNNLLDDEVVDLSQQLDKYILAIQLKMMKKE
- a CDS encoding helix-turn-helix transcriptional regulator, with translation MKLLEARTQKGLSQEKVSRIVNVSLKHYQNIEYGITIPTVTIALHISEVFGIDPREVDEWKDRRQPT
- a CDS encoding helix-turn-helix domain-containing protein, whose protein sequence is MGEGKTVQQSIRSEIEHHLKERGYTLTRLSEITGINQGVLSDLLNRIPPRAMTIGHLDALAHAFEQSQGWLYELYEAECFVEGRVSRSRVVPYLVRCAEIGRRDCVDSIVYKVLDNQKNTSILFQVAEELFTKGKRKESVLFYQLVIDTDKNSHNERFVIAQYRLFRALQGTDSEKNWGAVIQFDPYRKRLPENYQLDALLQLANVCFSLHKWKDVERYADELRELATAVYQDELRGRNINRKILPLQTERHLVVYYGQGFLLKSAALEKQGLYEEAKEYISGYANLSWFELLDETGQMEVEKFRQWATANHYTLNVLLGDIDVLPTYTRFLMDHPKEILSGLIAIMESANRHGFLVDGILKQFSNQINDFNDYDNLIQTDRYFRFRYELAMYRLHNGQYVSGIEDTLRCLVLSIIMKNDSGFIRCVTLFEAFRSHATDQQTREYKRIMEAVRNEEVDFAINSFSFGTV